The following is a genomic window from Sulfitobacter pontiacus.
GTTTGGGCGACGCTACTGGCGATCCCGCTGGCGCTTTGGGTGGCGTGGCTGCTGGCGCGGCGGGATTTCTGGGGCAAGGCGCTGCTGAATGCCGCCGTGCATCTGCCGCTGGTTTTGCCGCCCGTGGTCACGGGATATCTGCTGCTGATGGCATTCGGGCGGAACGCGCCCTTGGGCCGCGCATTGGACGCCATCGGGTTGCAACTGGCGTTCCACTGGTCCGGCGCGGTGCTGGCGGCGATCATCATGGGGTTCCCCTTGATGGTCCGCGCCATGCGCCTCGCGATAGAGGCGGTGGATCCCAAGCTTGAAGACGCCGCCGCCACGCTCGGTGCCCCCCGCGCGGCGGTTTTCGCCCGTGTCACCCTACCCCTCATTTTGCCCGGTGTGCTGGCGGGGACCGTGATGGGCTTTGCCAAAGCCATGGGCGAATTTGGTGCCACGATCACGTTTGTCGCCAATATCCCCGGCCAGACGCAAACCCTGCCAAGCGCCATCTGGGCCGCCTTGCAGATACCCGGTGGCGAGGGTCAGGCGGTGGCGATGGTGCTTATGTCTTCGGCCATCGCGGTCAGCGCCGTGCTTCTGTCCGAGCTGCTCGCCCGCCGCGTTGCCAAAAGGATCGCGGGCACATGACGCTTTCCCTGTCCCTGTCGCACCGCTTTGACAGCTTCGCGCTGGACCTCGCGCTTGAGGCCGGGCCGGGCATCACCGCGCTGTTTGGCCGGTCGGGGGCCGGAAAATCTACCGTAATCAACGCTGTTGGCGGCTTGCTCCACCCCGACCGCGGGCGCGTCGTGATCGAGGACG
Proteins encoded in this region:
- the modB gene encoding molybdate ABC transporter permease subunit, producing MTADAAAWDALRLSLWVAVWATLLAIPLALWVAWLLARRDFWGKALLNAAVHLPLVLPPVVTGYLLLMAFGRNAPLGRALDAIGLQLAFHWSGAVLAAIIMGFPLMVRAMRLAIEAVDPKLEDAAATLGAPRAAVFARVTLPLILPGVLAGTVMGFAKAMGEFGATITFVANIPGQTQTLPSAIWAALQIPGGEGQAVAMVLMSSAIAVSAVLLSELLARRVAKRIAGT